Proteins from one Cyprinus carpio isolate SPL01 chromosome B15, ASM1834038v1, whole genome shotgun sequence genomic window:
- the LOC109069332 gene encoding LIM/homeobox protein Lhx1-like isoform X1, with amino-acid sequence MVHCAGCERPILDRFLLNVLDRAWHIKCVQCCECKCNLTEKCFSREGKLYCKNDFFRRFGTKCAGCAQGISPNDLVRRARSKVFHLNCFTCMMCNKQLSTGEELYIIDENKFVCKDDYLSSTNGKDTNLLSVSNTSLVPMSNSEVFISTHFFRRPFFPHSVTACSDPSLSPDSQDQLQDDVKDGEIANLSDKEAGNNENDDQNLGGKRRGPRTTIKAKQLETLKAAFAATPKPTRHIREQLAQETGLNMRVIQVWFQNRRSKERRMKQLSALGARRHAFFRSPRRMRTLVDRLEPGELIPNGPFSYYGDYQSEYYGPGGNYDFFPQGPPSSQAQTPVDLPFVPSSGPTGTPLGGMDHPIPGHHPSSEVQRFSDIMSHHPGDSPSPEPGIPGPLHSMSTDVFGPSPSFTSLSLNGSGYSNHLSHPPSEMNEGTVW; translated from the exons ATGGTCCACTGTGCGGGCTGCGAGAGGCCTATATTGGACAGGTTTCTCCTTAATGTTCTGGACAGAGCATGGCACATCAAGTGCGTACAATGCTGCGAGTGCAAATGTAACCTAACAGAAAAATGCTTCTCTCGAGAAGGAAAACTGTATTGCAAAAACGACTTCTTTAG GCGCTTTGGAACAAAATGCGCGGGTTGCGCTCAGGGGATCTCGCCGAATGACTTGGTCCGGAGGGCACGGAGCAAAGTGTTTCATCTGAACTGCTTCACATGCATGATGTGTAACAAGCAACTATCCACGGGGGAGGAATTGTACATCATAGACGAAAATAAATTTGTCTGTAAAGACGACTATTTAAGCAGCACGAACGGAAAAGACACCAATCTCCTTTCAG TCTCTAACACTTCTCTGGTCCCCATGTCTAATTCTGAGGTTTTTATTTCGACCCACTTTTTCCGACGGCCCTTCTTTCCACATTCAGTTACAGCTTGCAGTGATCCTAGTTTATCACCAGATTCGCAAGACCAGCTGCAGGACGATGTCAAGGATGGGGAAATTGCGAACTTATCGGACAAAGAAGCGGGTAACAATGAAAACGATGACCAGAACCTCGGAGGCAAACGGAGAGGACCGCGTACCACCATTAAAGCAAAGCAACTGGAGACACTGAAAGCGGCGTTTGCGGCGACCCCCAAACCAACCAGACACATCAGGGAGCAACTGGCGCAGGAAACGGGGCTCAACATGCGAGTTATTCAG GTATGGTTTCAGAACCGGCGGTCCAAAGAGCGGCGCATGAAACAGCTGAGCGCGCTCGGCGCGAGGAGACACGCGTTCTTCCGGAGCCCGAGAAGAATGCGAACGCTAGTGGACAGACTCGAGCCTGGAGAATTAATTCCGAACGGCCCGTTTTCATACTATGGAG ATTATCAAAGCGAGTACTACGGTCCAGGAGGGAATTACGACTTCTTTCCCCAAGGCCCCCCATCTTCGCAGGCCCAGACTCCTGTAGATCTTCCTTTTGTTCCATCGTCAGGACCCACCGGTACCCCGCTAGGGGGCATGGACCATCCTATCCCAGGCCACCATCCGTCCAGTGAAGTACAGCGCTTTTCAGACATCATGTCTCACCATCCAGGAGACTCACCTAGTCCAGAGCCAGGGATACCTGGACCCCTGCACAGTATGTCCACAGATGTTTTTGGACCCAGTCCGTCCTTTACATCCCTCTCCCTCAACGGCAGCGGATACAGCAACCACCTCTCCCACCCTCCGTCAGAAATGAACGAGGGCACGGTCTGGTAG
- the LOC109069332 gene encoding LIM/homeobox protein Lhx1-like isoform X3: MVHCAGCERPILDRFLLNVLDRAWHIKCVQCCECKCNLTEKCFSREGKLYCKNDFFRRFGTKCAGCAQGISPNDLVRRARSKVFHLNCFTCMMCNKQLSTGEELYIIDENKFVCKDDYLSSTNGKDTNLLSDSQDQLQDDVKDGEIANLSDKEAGNNENDDQNLGGKRRGPRTTIKAKQLETLKAAFAATPKPTRHIREQLAQETGLNMRVIQVWFQNRRSKERRMKQLSALGARRHAFFRSPRRMRTLVDRLEPGELIPNGPFSYYGDYQSEYYGPGGNYDFFPQGPPSSQAQTPVDLPFVPSSGPTGTPLGGMDHPIPGHHPSSEVQRFSDIMSHHPGDSPSPEPGIPGPLHSMSTDVFGPSPSFTSLSLNGSGYSNHLSHPPSEMNEGTVW, translated from the exons ATGGTCCACTGTGCGGGCTGCGAGAGGCCTATATTGGACAGGTTTCTCCTTAATGTTCTGGACAGAGCATGGCACATCAAGTGCGTACAATGCTGCGAGTGCAAATGTAACCTAACAGAAAAATGCTTCTCTCGAGAAGGAAAACTGTATTGCAAAAACGACTTCTTTAG GCGCTTTGGAACAAAATGCGCGGGTTGCGCTCAGGGGATCTCGCCGAATGACTTGGTCCGGAGGGCACGGAGCAAAGTGTTTCATCTGAACTGCTTCACATGCATGATGTGTAACAAGCAACTATCCACGGGGGAGGAATTGTACATCATAGACGAAAATAAATTTGTCTGTAAAGACGACTATTTAAGCAGCACGAACGGAAAAGACACCAATCTCCTTTCAG ATTCGCAAGACCAGCTGCAGGACGATGTCAAGGATGGGGAAATTGCGAACTTATCGGACAAAGAAGCGGGTAACAATGAAAACGATGACCAGAACCTCGGAGGCAAACGGAGAGGACCGCGTACCACCATTAAAGCAAAGCAACTGGAGACACTGAAAGCGGCGTTTGCGGCGACCCCCAAACCAACCAGACACATCAGGGAGCAACTGGCGCAGGAAACGGGGCTCAACATGCGAGTTATTCAG GTATGGTTTCAGAACCGGCGGTCCAAAGAGCGGCGCATGAAACAGCTGAGCGCGCTCGGCGCGAGGAGACACGCGTTCTTCCGGAGCCCGAGAAGAATGCGAACGCTAGTGGACAGACTCGAGCCTGGAGAATTAATTCCGAACGGCCCGTTTTCATACTATGGAG ATTATCAAAGCGAGTACTACGGTCCAGGAGGGAATTACGACTTCTTTCCCCAAGGCCCCCCATCTTCGCAGGCCCAGACTCCTGTAGATCTTCCTTTTGTTCCATCGTCAGGACCCACCGGTACCCCGCTAGGGGGCATGGACCATCCTATCCCAGGCCACCATCCGTCCAGTGAAGTACAGCGCTTTTCAGACATCATGTCTCACCATCCAGGAGACTCACCTAGTCCAGAGCCAGGGATACCTGGACCCCTGCACAGTATGTCCACAGATGTTTTTGGACCCAGTCCGTCCTTTACATCCCTCTCCCTCAACGGCAGCGGATACAGCAACCACCTCTCCCACCCTCCGTCAGAAATGAACGAGGGCACGGTCTGGTAG
- the LOC109069332 gene encoding LIM/homeobox protein Lhx1-like isoform X2, with product MVHCAGCERPILDRFLLNVLDRAWHIKCVQCCECKCNLTEKCFSREGKLYCKNDFFRRFGTKCAGCAQGISPNDLVRRARSKVFHLNCFTCMMCNKQLSTGEELYIIDENKFVCKDDYLSSTNGKDTNLLSVTACSDPSLSPDSQDQLQDDVKDGEIANLSDKEAGNNENDDQNLGGKRRGPRTTIKAKQLETLKAAFAATPKPTRHIREQLAQETGLNMRVIQVWFQNRRSKERRMKQLSALGARRHAFFRSPRRMRTLVDRLEPGELIPNGPFSYYGDYQSEYYGPGGNYDFFPQGPPSSQAQTPVDLPFVPSSGPTGTPLGGMDHPIPGHHPSSEVQRFSDIMSHHPGDSPSPEPGIPGPLHSMSTDVFGPSPSFTSLSLNGSGYSNHLSHPPSEMNEGTVW from the exons ATGGTCCACTGTGCGGGCTGCGAGAGGCCTATATTGGACAGGTTTCTCCTTAATGTTCTGGACAGAGCATGGCACATCAAGTGCGTACAATGCTGCGAGTGCAAATGTAACCTAACAGAAAAATGCTTCTCTCGAGAAGGAAAACTGTATTGCAAAAACGACTTCTTTAG GCGCTTTGGAACAAAATGCGCGGGTTGCGCTCAGGGGATCTCGCCGAATGACTTGGTCCGGAGGGCACGGAGCAAAGTGTTTCATCTGAACTGCTTCACATGCATGATGTGTAACAAGCAACTATCCACGGGGGAGGAATTGTACATCATAGACGAAAATAAATTTGTCTGTAAAGACGACTATTTAAGCAGCACGAACGGAAAAGACACCAATCTCCTTTCAG TTACAGCTTGCAGTGATCCTAGTTTATCACCAGATTCGCAAGACCAGCTGCAGGACGATGTCAAGGATGGGGAAATTGCGAACTTATCGGACAAAGAAGCGGGTAACAATGAAAACGATGACCAGAACCTCGGAGGCAAACGGAGAGGACCGCGTACCACCATTAAAGCAAAGCAACTGGAGACACTGAAAGCGGCGTTTGCGGCGACCCCCAAACCAACCAGACACATCAGGGAGCAACTGGCGCAGGAAACGGGGCTCAACATGCGAGTTATTCAG GTATGGTTTCAGAACCGGCGGTCCAAAGAGCGGCGCATGAAACAGCTGAGCGCGCTCGGCGCGAGGAGACACGCGTTCTTCCGGAGCCCGAGAAGAATGCGAACGCTAGTGGACAGACTCGAGCCTGGAGAATTAATTCCGAACGGCCCGTTTTCATACTATGGAG ATTATCAAAGCGAGTACTACGGTCCAGGAGGGAATTACGACTTCTTTCCCCAAGGCCCCCCATCTTCGCAGGCCCAGACTCCTGTAGATCTTCCTTTTGTTCCATCGTCAGGACCCACCGGTACCCCGCTAGGGGGCATGGACCATCCTATCCCAGGCCACCATCCGTCCAGTGAAGTACAGCGCTTTTCAGACATCATGTCTCACCATCCAGGAGACTCACCTAGTCCAGAGCCAGGGATACCTGGACCCCTGCACAGTATGTCCACAGATGTTTTTGGACCCAGTCCGTCCTTTACATCCCTCTCCCTCAACGGCAGCGGATACAGCAACCACCTCTCCCACCCTCCGTCAGAAATGAACGAGGGCACGGTCTGGTAG